In Streptomyces nodosus, one DNA window encodes the following:
- a CDS encoding acetoacetate--CoA ligase: MTSANTVPLWQPDADRIARARITRFQAWAAQHHGAPAEGGYAALHRWSVDELDTFWKAVTEFFEVRFSTPFTQVLGDRSMPGAAWFPGARLNYAEHALRAAATRADQPALLAVDETQEPRPVTWSALRRQVGSLAAELRALGVRPGDRVSGYLPNIPEAVVALLATAAVGAVWTSCAPDFGARSVLDRFQQVEPVVLFTVDGYRYGGKEHDRRETVAELRRELPGLRAVVHIPLLGTEAPEGALEWADLTSADVEPVFEQVPFDHPLWVLYSSGTTGLPKAIVQSQGGILVEHLKQLGLHCDLGPEDRFFWYTSTGWMMWNFLVSGLLTGTTIVLYDGSPGHPDTGAQWRIAERTGATLFGTSAAYVMACRKAGVHPARDYDLTRVQCVATTGSPLPPDGFSWLHDEVRDDLWIASVSGGTDVCSCFAGAVPTLPVYLGELQAPGLGTDLQAWDPSGRPVTDEVGELVVTNPMPSMPIRFWNDPDGSRYRDSYFDMYPGVWRHGDWITLTSRGSVIIHGRSDSTLNRQGVRMGSADIYEAVERLPEIKESLVIGVEQPDGGYWMPLFVHLSPGAVLDDALLGRIKRTIREQLSPRHVPDEVIEVPGVPHTLTGKRIEVPVKRLLQGTPLEKAVNPGSVDNLELLHFYEDLAGKRA; encoded by the coding sequence ATGACCTCAGCGAACACCGTGCCGCTCTGGCAGCCCGACGCCGACCGCATCGCCAGGGCACGGATCACCAGGTTCCAGGCCTGGGCGGCCCAGCACCACGGAGCGCCCGCCGAGGGTGGCTACGCGGCCCTGCACCGCTGGTCGGTGGACGAGCTCGACACCTTCTGGAAGGCCGTCACCGAATTCTTCGAGGTGCGCTTCTCCACGCCCTTCACCCAGGTGCTCGGCGACCGTTCCATGCCGGGCGCCGCATGGTTCCCCGGGGCGAGGCTGAACTACGCCGAACACGCCCTGCGCGCGGCGGCCACCCGCGCCGACCAGCCGGCCCTCCTCGCCGTCGACGAGACCCAGGAGCCCCGCCCGGTCACCTGGTCCGCACTGCGCCGGCAGGTCGGCTCCCTCGCCGCCGAGCTGCGCGCCCTAGGGGTGCGCCCCGGAGACCGCGTCAGCGGATACCTTCCCAACATCCCCGAAGCCGTGGTCGCCCTCCTCGCCACGGCGGCCGTCGGCGCCGTATGGACCTCCTGCGCCCCCGACTTCGGCGCCCGCAGCGTCCTGGACCGCTTCCAGCAGGTCGAGCCCGTGGTCCTCTTCACGGTCGACGGCTACCGCTACGGAGGCAAGGAGCACGACCGGCGCGAGACCGTCGCCGAACTGCGCCGCGAACTGCCCGGCCTGCGCGCCGTCGTGCACATCCCGCTACTCGGCACCGAAGCCCCCGAGGGCGCCCTGGAGTGGGCGGACCTGACCTCGGCTGACGTCGAACCCGTCTTCGAACAGGTCCCGTTCGACCACCCGCTGTGGGTGCTGTACTCCTCGGGCACCACCGGCCTGCCCAAGGCCATCGTCCAGTCCCAGGGCGGCATTCTGGTCGAGCACCTCAAACAGCTCGGCCTGCACTGCGACCTCGGCCCCGAGGACCGCTTCTTCTGGTACACCTCCACCGGCTGGATGATGTGGAACTTCCTCGTCTCCGGCCTGCTGACGGGCACCACGATCGTCCTGTACGACGGCAGCCCCGGCCATCCCGACACCGGCGCCCAGTGGCGCATCGCCGAACGCACCGGGGCCACTCTCTTCGGCACCTCCGCCGCCTATGTCATGGCCTGCCGCAAGGCGGGCGTGCACCCGGCGCGCGACTACGACCTCACCCGCGTCCAGTGCGTGGCCACGACCGGCTCGCCGCTGCCGCCGGACGGCTTCAGCTGGCTGCACGACGAGGTCCGCGACGACCTGTGGATCGCCTCCGTCAGCGGCGGCACCGATGTGTGCTCCTGCTTCGCGGGCGCCGTACCGACCCTCCCGGTGTACCTGGGCGAACTCCAGGCGCCCGGTCTCGGCACCGATCTCCAGGCCTGGGACCCCAGCGGCAGGCCCGTGACCGACGAGGTCGGCGAGCTGGTCGTCACCAACCCCATGCCCTCCATGCCGATCCGCTTCTGGAACGACCCCGACGGCAGCCGCTACCGCGACAGCTACTTCGACATGTATCCGGGGGTCTGGCGGCACGGCGACTGGATCACCCTCACCTCCCGCGGCTCCGTGATCATCCACGGCCGCTCGGACTCCACCCTGAACCGCCAGGGCGTCCGGATGGGTTCGGCCGACATCTACGAAGCCGTCGAGCGCCTCCCCGAGATCAAGGAGTCCCTGGTCATCGGCGTCGAACAGCCCGACGGCGGCTATTGGATGCCCCTCTTCGTCCACCTCTCACCGGGCGCCGTCCTGGACGACGCCCTGCTGGGCCGCATCAAGCGGACCATCCGCGAACAGCTCTCCCCCCGACACGTCCCCGACGAGGTCATCGAGGTGCCGGGCGTCCCGCACACCCTCACCGGCAAGCGCATCGAGGTCCCCGTCAAACGCCTCCTCCAGGGCACCCCGCTGGAGAAGGCCGTCAACCCGGGCTCCGTGGACAACCTCGAGCTGCTCCACTTCTACGAGGACCTGGCCGGCAAGCGCGCCTGA
- the ptsP gene encoding phosphoenolpyruvate--protein phosphotransferase, with protein sequence METTLRGVGVSHGVAIGEVRHMGTAVLEPPAKQIPAQDAEREQARARQAVDAVAADLVARGNLAGGEAQAVLEAQALMAQDPELMADVDRRVAVGSTAERGVYDAFAAYRELLANAGEYLAGRVADLDDVRNRIVARLLGVPMPGVPDSDEPYVLVARDLAPADTALLDPALVLGFVTEEGGPTSHSAILARALGVPAVVALPGARELAEGTVIAVDGSTGEIFVNPSEENKDRLRAAAAERKAALAAATGPGATADGHTVPLLANIGGPADVPAALEAGAEGVGLFRTEFLFLDDNKNAPSEEKQIEAYRQVLEAFPEGRVVVRVLDAGADKPLDFLTPGDEPNPALGVRGLRTLLDHPEVLRTQLTALAKAAEGLPVHLEVMAPMVADRIDARAFADACREAGLAAKFGAMVEIPSAALRARSILQEVEFLSLGTNDLAQYTFAADRQVGAVSRLQDPWQPALLDLVASSAEAARAEGKSCGVCGEAASDPLLACVLTGLGVTSLSMGAASLPYVRSALAKHTLAQCERAAAAARAADTADEARRAAQAVLSGE encoded by the coding sequence ATGGAGACAACGCTGCGAGGCGTCGGTGTGAGCCATGGAGTGGCGATCGGCGAGGTCCGCCACATGGGGACGGCGGTGCTCGAACCCCCGGCGAAGCAGATACCGGCGCAGGACGCGGAGCGCGAACAGGCCCGCGCTCGTCAGGCCGTGGACGCCGTGGCGGCCGACCTCGTCGCCCGCGGCAATCTGGCGGGGGGCGAGGCCCAGGCGGTGCTGGAGGCCCAGGCCCTGATGGCCCAGGACCCGGAGCTGATGGCCGATGTGGATCGCCGTGTCGCGGTCGGCAGCACGGCGGAGCGGGGCGTCTACGACGCGTTCGCCGCCTACCGCGAGCTGCTGGCGAACGCCGGCGAATACCTCGCCGGCCGGGTGGCCGACCTCGACGACGTGCGGAACCGCATCGTCGCCCGGCTGCTCGGGGTGCCCATGCCCGGCGTCCCGGACAGCGACGAGCCGTATGTGCTGGTAGCCCGTGATCTGGCGCCCGCCGACACCGCGCTGCTCGACCCGGCCCTGGTGCTCGGTTTCGTCACCGAGGAGGGTGGGCCCACCAGCCACAGCGCGATCCTCGCTCGGGCGCTCGGCGTCCCGGCCGTCGTGGCCCTGCCCGGTGCGCGGGAGCTCGCCGAGGGCACGGTGATCGCCGTCGACGGCAGCACCGGTGAGATCTTCGTGAACCCGAGCGAGGAGAACAAGGACCGGCTCCGGGCGGCGGCCGCCGAGCGCAAGGCGGCCCTGGCGGCCGCCACCGGTCCGGGTGCCACCGCCGACGGTCACACGGTGCCGCTGCTGGCGAACATCGGCGGCCCGGCGGACGTCCCCGCCGCCCTCGAGGCGGGTGCCGAGGGTGTCGGTCTGTTCCGCACGGAGTTCCTCTTCCTGGACGACAACAAGAACGCGCCGTCCGAGGAGAAGCAGATCGAGGCCTACCGCCAGGTCCTCGAAGCCTTCCCCGAGGGCCGTGTCGTGGTGCGGGTGCTGGACGCGGGCGCGGACAAGCCGCTGGACTTCCTGACCCCGGGGGACGAGCCGAACCCCGCGCTGGGCGTGCGCGGACTGCGCACCCTGCTCGACCACCCCGAGGTGCTGCGCACCCAGCTGACCGCACTGGCGAAGGCCGCGGAGGGACTGCCGGTCCACCTCGAGGTGATGGCGCCGATGGTGGCCGACCGCATCGATGCGCGGGCCTTCGCGGACGCCTGTCGTGAGGCCGGACTCGCGGCGAAGTTCGGGGCCATGGTGGAGATCCCCTCGGCGGCGCTGCGGGCCCGGTCGATCCTCCAGGAGGTCGAGTTCCTGTCGCTGGGAACCAACGACCTGGCGCAGTACACCTTCGCCGCGGACCGCCAGGTGGGCGCGGTGTCGCGTCTTCAGGACCCGTGGCAGCCCGCGCTGCTCGACCTGGTCGCGTCGTCGGCCGAGGCGGCGAGGGCCGAGGGCAAGAGCTGTGGGGTCTGCGGTGAGGCCGCGTCCGACCCGCTGCTGGCGTGTGTACTGACCGGTCTGGGGGTCACCTCCCTGTCCATGGGTGCGGCCTCCCTTCCCTATGTCCGGTCGGCGCTGGCGAAGCACACCCTGGCGCAGTGCGAGCGTGCCGCGGCGGCCGCGCGTGCCGCCGACACCGCCGACGAGGCGCGCCGGGCGGCCCAGGCTGTGCTGTCCGGCGAGTGA
- a CDS encoding PTS sugar transporter subunit IIA gives MTTVTSPLAGRAIGLAAVPDPVFSGAMVGPGVAIDPVREPSQAVSPVDGVVVSLHPHAFVVVDGEGHAVLTHLGIDTVQLNGEGFELLVAKGDTVTRGQPVVRWNPAAVEQAGKSPVCPVVALDATADSLSDLREDGDVKAGDQLFAWQ, from the coding sequence ATGACCACCGTGACGTCCCCACTCGCCGGACGCGCGATCGGACTGGCCGCAGTGCCCGACCCCGTGTTCTCAGGAGCGATGGTCGGCCCCGGCGTGGCGATCGACCCCGTCCGTGAGCCCTCGCAGGCCGTCTCCCCCGTCGACGGAGTCGTCGTCTCGCTGCATCCGCACGCATTCGTCGTGGTGGACGGAGAGGGGCACGCCGTGCTGACCCATCTGGGCATCGACACCGTCCAGCTCAATGGTGAGGGCTTCGAGCTGCTTGTCGCCAAGGGCGACACCGTCACGCGCGGCCAGCCGGTCGTCCGCTGGAATCCGGCCGCCGTCGAGCAGGCCGGCAAGTCCCCGGTGTGCCCGGTGGTGGCCCTCGACGCGACGGCCGACTCCCTCTCCGATCTCCGTGAGGACGGCGATGTGAAGGCGGGCGACCAGCTCTTCGCCTGGCAGTGA
- a CDS encoding glycoside hydrolase family 31 protein: protein MDGRDLVRSVKTAVGFGGAAQGVRTVRAAWRRGRSDAAGLPRRGAERARVPGSVLEAEPGPGGGVVRFARAELRITVTVDGAVFWGWDGAGPEPSYALVGHAPEPDPRAVLEPDKDGGWRVVAQRVTVAVSQHGAIEVRTPGGVPLRRDLPPRWWEPVSGGGARWMQRSEVAPDARFFGLGGRAAGPRLRDGTYRLWNTDPGRAFGPGDDPLYITMPVQLVVADAGTHLVFHDTSWDGTVTVREGEEGAGSGHDRPGACEVRMDGGPLRCWVVVGAPARVLRVWTSLTGAPALPPAWALGHHHARWGFGSEQEVRRIVAGYQERDLPLDAVHLDIDHYDGHRVFTVDRDRFPKLPVLAEELRRDGIRLVSIVDPAVKAESGNPVHDGGSAVDAFVRDASGRVVEGVVWPGEAVYPDFTQPGVRAWWGGLYRERLEQGFAGFWHDMNEPVSFTAFGEKTLPRSSRHALEGRGGDHREAHNVYGLCMARAAYEGLCDLVPEQRPFLFSRSGWAGMQRYGGTWSGDVATGWPGLRASLSLVLGLGLCGVPYSGPDVGGFDGSPSPELYLRWFQLASYLPLFRTHSSVRAGRREPWEFGAEVLGHARTALAERRRLLPYFITLAHLAHRTGAPYVRPLWWGDPGDRALRDCEDAFLLGDGLLVAPVLEPGVRRRSVPLPRGRWYDTATGEAYQGPGSVVVDAPLGRIPVLARAGAILPVRGADGGLSLEAWAPVRGRTGSGLVVPHAGDGWEEPEIERYGSRWKSGRRVVVRRDGKDGRSEPGRPVLVRGLDGG from the coding sequence ATGGACGGTCGTGACCTGGTGCGTTCGGTGAAGACGGCGGTCGGTTTCGGGGGTGCGGCACAGGGCGTGCGCACCGTACGGGCCGCATGGCGCAGGGGGCGCAGCGACGCCGCCGGGTTGCCGAGACGGGGTGCGGAGCGGGCGCGGGTACCGGGCTCCGTGCTGGAGGCGGAGCCGGGGCCCGGCGGTGGCGTCGTGCGGTTCGCCCGGGCCGAGCTGCGGATCACGGTGACCGTGGACGGGGCGGTGTTCTGGGGCTGGGACGGTGCCGGGCCGGAGCCCTCGTACGCGCTGGTGGGGCACGCTCCCGAGCCGGATCCGCGCGCCGTGCTGGAGCCGGACAAGGACGGCGGCTGGCGGGTGGTGGCGCAGCGCGTCACGGTCGCGGTGTCGCAGCACGGTGCGATCGAGGTGCGTACCCCGGGCGGGGTGCCGTTGCGCCGGGATCTGCCGCCGCGCTGGTGGGAGCCGGTGAGCGGGGGCGGCGCGCGGTGGATGCAGCGGTCCGAGGTGGCACCGGACGCGCGGTTCTTCGGGCTCGGCGGCCGGGCCGCGGGGCCGCGGCTGCGGGACGGGACGTACCGGCTGTGGAACACGGATCCGGGGCGTGCCTTCGGACCCGGCGACGACCCTCTGTACATCACCATGCCGGTGCAGCTGGTGGTCGCCGACGCGGGCACGCATCTGGTGTTCCACGACACCTCCTGGGACGGCACGGTGACGGTGCGCGAGGGCGAGGAGGGCGCGGGCTCGGGACACGACCGGCCGGGCGCCTGCGAGGTCCGGATGGACGGCGGGCCACTGCGCTGCTGGGTGGTGGTGGGTGCGCCCGCGCGGGTGCTGCGGGTCTGGACGTCGCTGACCGGGGCGCCCGCCCTGCCACCGGCGTGGGCGCTGGGTCACCATCACGCGCGGTGGGGTTTCGGCAGTGAGCAGGAGGTGCGGCGGATCGTCGCGGGCTATCAGGAACGTGATCTTCCGCTCGATGCCGTCCATCTGGACATCGATCACTACGACGGCCATCGGGTGTTCACGGTGGACCGGGACCGTTTTCCGAAGCTTCCGGTGCTCGCCGAGGAGCTGCGCAGGGACGGGATCCGGCTGGTGTCGATCGTCGACCCCGCGGTCAAGGCGGAGTCCGGCAACCCCGTCCATGACGGCGGGAGTGCCGTGGACGCGTTCGTCCGGGACGCCTCGGGCCGGGTCGTCGAGGGGGTGGTGTGGCCCGGGGAGGCGGTCTATCCGGACTTCACGCAGCCGGGGGTGCGTGCCTGGTGGGGCGGTCTGTACCGGGAGCGCCTCGAACAGGGGTTCGCGGGTTTCTGGCACGACATGAACGAGCCGGTGTCGTTCACGGCCTTCGGGGAGAAGACCCTGCCGCGGTCGTCCCGGCATGCGCTGGAAGGCCGCGGCGGGGACCACCGGGAGGCCCACAACGTGTATGGGCTGTGCATGGCCCGGGCCGCGTACGAGGGGCTGTGCGATCTCGTGCCCGAGCAGCGGCCGTTCCTCTTCTCCCGCTCGGGGTGGGCGGGCATGCAGCGTTACGGGGGGACCTGGTCCGGGGACGTGGCCACCGGCTGGCCCGGGCTGCGTGCCTCGCTCTCCCTGGTCCTGGGGCTCGGGCTGTGCGGTGTTCCCTACTCCGGGCCGGATGTGGGCGGGTTCGACGGGAGTCCGTCGCCGGAGCTGTATCTGCGCTGGTTCCAGCTCGCCTCGTATCTGCCGCTGTTCCGGACGCACTCGAGTGTCCGGGCGGGGCGCCGGGAGCCCTGGGAGTTCGGTGCCGAGGTGCTCGGGCATGCGCGGACGGCGCTGGCCGAACGGCGGCGGCTGCTGCCGTACTTCATCACCCTGGCGCATCTGGCACACCGTACGGGTGCGCCCTATGTACGGCCCCTGTGGTGGGGCGATCCCGGGGACCGGGCGCTGCGGGACTGCGAGGACGCCTTTCTGCTCGGGGACGGCCTTCTGGTGGCGCCGGTGCTGGAGCCGGGCGTGCGGCGGCGGAGCGTGCCGCTGCCGCGGGGGCGCTGGTACGACACGGCGACCGGGGAGGCGTACCAGGGGCCCGGGTCCGTGGTGGTCGACGCGCCCCTGGGGCGGATTCCGGTGCTGGCGCGGGCGGGCGCGATCCTGCCCGTACGGGGTGCGGACGGCGGTCTCTCGTTGGAGGCCTGGGCTCCGGTCCGTGGCAGGACCGGGAGCGGACTGGTGGTGCCGCACGCGGGCGACGGCTGGGAAGAGCCGGAGATCGAGCGGTACGGGTCGCGGTGGAAGAGCGGTCGGCGGGTGGTGGTCCGGCGGGACGGCAAGGACGGCCGGAGCGAGCCCGGCCGTCCGGTCCTGGTCCGGGGTCTCGACGGCGGGTGA
- a CDS encoding NUDIX domain-containing protein translates to MSESESAFPSIDAVPDSHCASCGTPYAAAVSGWPRSCAACGTVTYRNPLPVAVALQPVYDTGGTALVVITRTISPARGGTALPGGFIDHREDWRHAVVRELAEETGIEATERDVRLADAMSSPGGHLLLFGLLPERPASELPPSVPTDETAGWHLLRLPAELAFPLHTLAARGWFEGRYS, encoded by the coding sequence GTGTCCGAATCCGAATCCGCGTTCCCCTCCATCGATGCCGTACCGGACTCCCACTGTGCGAGCTGTGGGACCCCCTACGCAGCGGCCGTCTCCGGCTGGCCCCGTTCCTGCGCGGCCTGCGGCACGGTGACCTACCGCAATCCGCTGCCCGTCGCGGTGGCCCTCCAGCCGGTGTACGACACCGGGGGAACCGCCCTGGTCGTCATCACCCGCACCATCTCTCCCGCCCGCGGAGGCACCGCCCTGCCCGGGGGGTTCATCGACCACCGGGAGGACTGGCGGCACGCCGTCGTCCGTGAACTCGCGGAGGAGACCGGCATCGAGGCGACCGAGCGCGACGTACGGCTCGCCGACGCGATGAGCTCGCCCGGTGGCCATCTGCTGCTGTTCGGGCTGCTCCCCGAGCGGCCGGCCAGCGAACTGCCGCCGTCCGTCCCCACCGACGAGACGGCGGGCTGGCACCTGCTCCGCCTTCCCGCCGAACTCGCCTTCCCGCTGCACACCCTGGCGGCGCGGGGATGGTTCGAGGGCCGCTACAGCTGA
- a CDS encoding GTP-binding protein: protein MIFGPGERGTPPVEPLTLKILVAGGFGVGKTTLVGAVSEIRPLRTEEMLTEAGRPVDDLRGVEGKRTTTVFMDFGRITLREDLVLYLFGTPGQDRFWFLWDELATGALGAVVLADTRRLEDCFPAVDYFERRSIPFVVAVNCFQGVARHPVEAVRAALDLDEDVPVVLCDARDRESVKQVLIEVVRNTMTRPSDHRAGIAT from the coding sequence ATGATCTTCGGGCCCGGTGAGCGTGGCACACCTCCGGTCGAGCCGCTCACGCTCAAGATCCTCGTGGCGGGCGGATTCGGCGTGGGCAAGACGACCCTGGTCGGCGCGGTCAGCGAGATCAGGCCGCTGCGCACCGAGGAGATGCTCACCGAGGCGGGCCGCCCGGTCGACGACCTCCGGGGCGTGGAGGGCAAGCGCACCACCACCGTCTTCATGGACTTCGGCCGCATCACCCTCCGCGAGGACCTGGTGCTCTATCTGTTCGGCACACCCGGCCAGGACCGCTTCTGGTTCCTCTGGGACGAACTGGCCACCGGCGCCCTGGGTGCCGTCGTCCTCGCCGACACCCGCCGCCTGGAGGACTGTTTCCCGGCCGTCGACTACTTCGAGCGCCGCTCCATACCCTTCGTCGTGGCCGTCAACTGCTTCCAGGGCGTGGCCCGCCACCCCGTCGAGGCCGTGCGGGCGGCCCTCGACCTCGACGAGGACGTGCCGGTCGTGCTGTGCGACGCCCGCGACCGGGAGTCGGTCAAGCAGGTGCTGATCGAGGTCGTCCGGAACACCATGACCCGCCCCTCGGACCACCGCGCCGGCATCGCCACCTGA